A genomic region of Gemmata massiliana contains the following coding sequences:
- a CDS encoding substrate-binding domain-containing protein, with amino-acid sequence MSVLLRTSVVVALAAVLACLPACGKKDGDGKIKIGVVTNCTADFWSICEAGANKAASENGVELQFRQPEKAFDAAVQMPIVEAWAKQGLNGIAVSVIDPDGQTEDLTRIAKKVPLLTMDNDADKTGRLCYVGIDNYEGGKAVGRLVKKALPNGGTIGVFIGSTKSANGKARTQGVLDELAGQKDAPGVKGTHPQKGDLEVRTYGKYHLVDGAAKEDNGPDNAQKTVGAVLARVKGLPNLCMVGLYAYNPPAILNDAKAKSMAKDIKIIGFDEDWETLKGIAAGEIEATVVQDPFAYGYKSVEALAANAKGDTSKLVKEPIPYRIVTKDGAADEAVNGLVVKFPKVAEFEAKLRSDIASVPKK; translated from the coding sequence GTGTCTGTGCTCCTTCGCACTTCGGTCGTTGTGGCCCTCGCGGCCGTGCTCGCGTGCCTCCCCGCGTGCGGGAAGAAAGATGGCGACGGCAAGATCAAGATCGGTGTCGTTACCAACTGCACCGCTGACTTTTGGAGCATCTGCGAGGCCGGCGCGAACAAGGCGGCCAGCGAGAACGGCGTTGAGTTGCAGTTCCGCCAGCCGGAAAAGGCGTTCGACGCGGCCGTTCAGATGCCCATCGTCGAAGCCTGGGCGAAACAGGGGCTCAACGGGATCGCGGTGAGTGTCATCGACCCCGACGGGCAAACCGAAGACCTCACGCGGATCGCCAAGAAGGTTCCGCTCCTCACGATGGACAACGACGCTGACAAGACCGGGCGACTGTGCTACGTCGGCATCGACAACTACGAGGGCGGCAAAGCGGTCGGGCGCCTGGTGAAGAAGGCGCTGCCCAACGGTGGTACCATCGGGGTCTTCATCGGCAGCACCAAATCGGCTAACGGCAAGGCCCGTACCCAGGGCGTGCTCGACGAACTCGCGGGCCAAAAGGACGCGCCGGGCGTGAAGGGCACGCACCCGCAAAAGGGCGATCTCGAAGTGCGCACTTACGGGAAGTACCACCTCGTGGACGGCGCCGCGAAGGAAGACAACGGCCCGGATAACGCTCAGAAGACTGTCGGGGCGGTTCTGGCCCGCGTGAAGGGGCTGCCGAACCTCTGCATGGTCGGCCTCTACGCCTACAACCCGCCGGCGATCCTCAACGACGCCAAAGCCAAGTCGATGGCGAAGGATATCAAGATCATCGGCTTCGACGAGGACTGGGAAACGCTCAAGGGGATTGCTGCGGGCGAGATCGAAGCTACGGTCGTGCAAGACCCGTTCGCATACGGCTACAAGTCCGTGGAGGCGCTCGCGGCGAACGCGAAGGGCGATACCTCGAAACTCGTGAAGGAACCGATTCCCTACCGCATCGTGACGAAGGACGGCGCGGCGGACGAAGCGGTCAACGGGCTGGTCGTGAAGTTCCCGAAGGTCGCGGAATTTGAAGCGAAATTGCGTTCCGACATCGCTTCCGTGCCGAAGAAATAA
- a CDS encoding protein kinase domain-containing protein, whose amino-acid sequence MPEPEPARAAPGSENLPTMRVPVALPAPAEPFPAVTPPPRGRLAPLSSAPLGIANLSGSDWSSEWDDDGESPFPGSRRAPRVGDTVLGFKLVGELGRGAFARVYLAHQESLANRPVALKVTLRPTHEAERLARLQHTNIVPVYSVHNDGPVQVLCMPFLGKVTIADLLRVYRSDPSRVAGRRSTVARAARTTLTTDSKSVPASNGRSGAPRVPVWTWDSADPPPIVGDPRAVVQALVQLAEGLAHAHERGILHLDLKPANVLLADTGEPMLLDFNLSFDAARPDRELVGGTMPYMAIEQLLDMRNRGTGTLDQRTDLYALGAMAFEMLTGGVPFAPTAKGLRDIDGQVALRRQGPPALRPLNPAVTPAVEAIVRKLLAAEPEDRYQSAEQLRTDLERQLNDQPLRYARETSVTERLGKWRRRNPGLTLRLMAACLIGLALGLGGILHQRAEATARVGAVEQARTTRAALDTVRLDLILYGDKTTHERGEKRAEELLAAYGLPGDADWQKRPEVSRLTEIERSALTADLGELLLLLAQSRWQGFETRPESERRERAAQAWKLNRAARTCFDANAVPAVLDRQAALIAPAVGEVVDVPNPAKVPGAHTEFIEAAFALMSGRYATAVPLLDRAIADQPAHGAAQFCLAYCRQQLGQYTRALERYDVARVLLPKDPRPALQRGAIYGLCKKPALAEAEFTKAIDLDPGYAEAYRARGLTRYRLARADEARPGRAAAARAQLEAADKDYTCALERGASPLHIHLLRAAARDGRDPVGAKADRAAAGKLTATTEMDFLVRGTVRVFENPTGSLADFRSAEELNPRSLVALQNQAHVLADRLKEKDPRGALKVATRVVEFYPEFALGRSGRAVLLARLKDRDGAHKEIEQALLLSDDAEVSYQAACVYSLTSATNPEDKAKALEFLRQAVRDGYSNLPGLALDPDLEPVRKSKEFEGISYAANRLVK is encoded by the coding sequence GTGCCCGAACCGGAACCGGCGCGCGCAGCGCCCGGGTCCGAGAACCTGCCGACGATGCGGGTTCCCGTGGCCCTCCCGGCACCGGCCGAGCCGTTCCCGGCCGTGACCCCGCCGCCGCGCGGGCGCCTCGCGCCGCTCTCGAGCGCACCGCTCGGGATCGCGAACCTCTCGGGCTCCGACTGGAGCTCGGAATGGGACGACGACGGCGAGTCTCCGTTTCCGGGCTCTCGACGCGCCCCGCGCGTCGGCGACACGGTTCTCGGGTTCAAGCTCGTTGGGGAACTCGGGCGCGGGGCGTTCGCGCGGGTGTACCTCGCGCACCAGGAGAGCCTCGCGAACCGGCCCGTCGCGCTCAAAGTCACGCTGCGCCCGACGCACGAGGCCGAGCGCCTCGCCCGGCTCCAGCACACGAACATCGTGCCCGTGTACTCGGTCCACAACGACGGCCCCGTGCAGGTGCTCTGCATGCCGTTCCTGGGCAAGGTCACGATCGCGGACCTGCTCCGGGTGTACCGGTCCGATCCCTCGCGGGTGGCCGGGCGCCGGAGCACCGTGGCGCGGGCCGCTCGCACAACATTGACCACCGACAGCAAATCGGTCCCGGCCTCCAACGGGCGCTCGGGCGCCCCGCGGGTGCCCGTCTGGACCTGGGACTCCGCGGACCCGCCGCCCATTGTGGGCGACCCGCGGGCCGTTGTGCAGGCGCTCGTGCAACTCGCCGAGGGGCTCGCGCACGCCCACGAGCGCGGCATCCTGCACCTCGACCTGAAGCCCGCCAACGTGCTCCTCGCCGACACCGGCGAGCCGATGCTCCTCGACTTCAACCTGTCGTTCGACGCCGCCCGCCCGGACCGCGAACTCGTCGGCGGGACGATGCCGTACATGGCTATCGAGCAGTTGCTCGACATGCGGAACCGCGGCACGGGTACCCTCGACCAGCGCACCGACCTGTACGCGCTCGGCGCGATGGCGTTCGAGATGCTCACGGGCGGGGTACCGTTCGCCCCGACCGCGAAGGGGTTGCGCGACATCGACGGCCAAGTGGCGCTCCGGCGCCAGGGGCCGCCCGCACTGCGCCCGCTGAACCCGGCGGTGACGCCCGCGGTCGAAGCGATCGTGCGGAAGCTGCTCGCCGCGGAACCCGAAGACCGGTACCAGAGCGCCGAGCAGCTCCGGACCGACCTCGAGCGCCAGTTGAACGACCAGCCGCTCCGGTACGCGCGTGAAACTTCGGTCACCGAGCGCCTCGGAAAGTGGCGCCGGCGCAACCCGGGGCTGACCCTGCGCCTGATGGCCGCGTGCCTCATCGGGCTGGCCCTCGGATTGGGCGGCATCCTCCACCAGCGCGCGGAGGCAACGGCCCGGGTCGGCGCCGTCGAACAGGCTCGCACCACGCGCGCCGCGCTCGACACGGTGCGCCTCGACCTGATCCTGTACGGCGACAAAACCACCCACGAGCGCGGGGAGAAGCGCGCCGAGGAACTGCTCGCGGCCTACGGGCTGCCCGGCGACGCGGACTGGCAGAAGCGTCCCGAAGTGAGCCGGCTCACCGAGATCGAGCGCAGCGCCCTGACCGCGGACCTGGGCGAACTGCTGCTCCTACTGGCTCAATCCCGGTGGCAGGGCTTCGAGACGCGCCCGGAATCGGAGCGCCGCGAGCGCGCGGCTCAAGCGTGGAAACTGAACCGCGCGGCCCGCACGTGCTTCGACGCGAACGCGGTCCCGGCCGTTCTCGACCGTCAGGCGGCGCTCATCGCCCCGGCGGTCGGGGAGGTGGTCGACGTCCCCAACCCCGCAAAAGTGCCCGGCGCGCACACGGAATTCATCGAGGCCGCGTTCGCACTGATGAGCGGGCGCTACGCCACCGCGGTCCCGCTCCTCGACCGCGCGATCGCCGACCAACCCGCCCACGGCGCGGCGCAGTTCTGCCTCGCGTACTGCCGCCAGCAGCTCGGCCAGTACACGCGGGCGCTGGAGCGCTACGACGTGGCCCGCGTGCTGCTCCCCAAGGACCCGCGCCCGGCGCTCCAGCGCGGGGCGATCTACGGCCTGTGCAAGAAACCGGCGCTGGCGGAGGCCGAGTTCACGAAGGCGATCGACCTCGACCCGGGCTACGCCGAGGCGTACCGCGCACGCGGGTTGACGCGCTACCGGCTCGCCAGAGCCGATGAGGCGCGCCCCGGCAGGGCCGCCGCCGCCCGCGCGCAACTTGAGGCCGCGGACAAGGACTACACGTGCGCCCTCGAGCGCGGCGCGTCCCCGCTCCACATCCACTTGCTCCGCGCCGCGGCCCGCGACGGGCGCGACCCGGTGGGCGCGAAGGCGGACCGCGCGGCCGCCGGCAAACTCACCGCGACGACCGAAATGGACTTCCTGGTCCGCGGAACGGTGCGCGTCTTTGAGAACCCGACGGGCTCACTCGCGGACTTCCGTAGCGCCGAAGAACTCAACCCGCGGTCCCTGGTCGCGCTCCAGAACCAGGCCCACGTTTTGGCCGACCGCTTGAAAGAGAAGGACCCGCGCGGGGCGCTCAAGGTCGCGACGCGGGTGGTCGAGTTCTACCCGGAGTTCGCGCTCGGGCGCTCGGGCCGGGCGGTCCTCCTCGCCCGCCTCAAGGATCGCGACGGCGCGCACAAAGAGATCGAACAAGCCCTGCTCCTGTCCGACGACGCTGAGGTGAGTTACCAGGCCGCGTGCGTGTACTCGCTGACCTCCGCGACGAACCCGGAAGACAAGGCGAAGGCACTGGAGTTCTTGCGCCAGGCCGTTCGCGACGGGTACAGCAACCTCCCGGGATTGGCACTAGACCCCGACCTCGAACCCGTGCGAAAATCCAAGGAGTTCGAGGGAATCAGTTACGCGGCCAACCGCCTCGTCAAGTAA
- a CDS encoding sugar ABC transporter ATP-binding protein, whose amino-acid sequence MPTPRIAVTNARKQFPGVLALDGVSLTLAPGEVLAVVGENGAGKSTLMKIVAGVYTPDDGEVRLDGEPIRFRGPAEAIAAGVSLIHQELNLAENLTVTDNLFLGREATLAGALRVLDRRSMNERAVGLLSRVGLPESRAHMRVESLPPGEKQLVEIARALGTDVRVLIMDEPTSSLTQKETEQLYLVIDALKAAGVSVLYISHRLAEVKRVADRVTVLRDGRNAGELAKSEITHDNMVKLMVGRDLKQFYPKVHRTGTGGAPVLSARGVRFTGGPATPADFEVRAGEILGMAGLVGAGRTELSEAVFGVRSLVAGELLLNGGPLRVRSPQDAIAAGILLVPEDRRLHGLVLAEGVGFNLSLPNLDKLGSVLGVNRREEAQLHRTWIDRLRVKTPSAAQPVGLLSGGNQQKVVYGKWLARGPKLLILDEPTRGVDVGAKAEIYALVDELAGKGVAVWMITSDMEELLGMSDRVVVMHEGHVAGELAGTKLTEEAVMRLATGGPAT is encoded by the coding sequence ATGCCCACACCCCGGATCGCAGTCACGAACGCCCGCAAGCAGTTCCCCGGCGTCCTGGCGCTCGACGGCGTTTCGCTCACGCTCGCTCCCGGCGAGGTGCTCGCGGTCGTCGGCGAGAACGGGGCCGGTAAGTCCACGCTCATGAAGATCGTCGCGGGCGTTTACACGCCGGACGACGGCGAGGTGCGACTGGACGGCGAGCCGATCCGGTTTCGCGGCCCGGCCGAAGCGATCGCCGCAGGCGTCAGCCTCATTCACCAGGAACTGAACCTCGCCGAGAACCTCACCGTCACGGACAACCTGTTCCTCGGGCGCGAGGCGACGCTCGCCGGGGCGCTCCGCGTGCTCGACCGGCGCTCGATGAACGAGCGCGCCGTAGGGCTTCTCTCGCGCGTCGGGTTGCCCGAGTCCCGCGCGCACATGCGGGTGGAGAGCCTCCCGCCGGGCGAGAAACAGCTCGTCGAAATTGCCCGCGCGCTCGGGACCGATGTCCGCGTCCTCATCATGGACGAACCGACGTCGAGCCTCACGCAGAAGGAAACCGAGCAACTGTATCTGGTCATCGACGCGCTCAAAGCGGCGGGCGTGTCGGTGCTGTACATCTCGCACCGGCTCGCAGAAGTGAAACGCGTCGCCGATCGAGTTACCGTGCTGCGAGACGGGCGCAATGCGGGCGAGTTGGCGAAATCCGAGATCACGCACGACAACATGGTCAAGCTGATGGTCGGCCGCGATCTGAAGCAATTCTACCCGAAGGTCCACCGCACCGGGACCGGGGGCGCGCCGGTGCTCAGCGCACGCGGCGTGCGCTTCACCGGTGGCCCTGCAACTCCGGCAGATTTTGAGGTGCGCGCCGGTGAAATCCTGGGCATGGCGGGGTTAGTTGGCGCCGGGCGCACCGAACTTTCGGAAGCCGTTTTCGGCGTGCGGTCGCTCGTTGCGGGCGAGTTGTTGCTTAACGGCGGGCCGCTGCGCGTGCGCTCCCCTCAAGACGCGATCGCCGCGGGCATCCTGCTCGTGCCCGAGGACCGCCGGCTCCACGGGCTGGTTCTGGCCGAGGGCGTGGGATTCAATTTGAGCCTCCCGAACCTGGACAAACTCGGTTCGGTTCTCGGCGTAAACCGGCGCGAAGAGGCTCAACTGCACCGCACCTGGATCGACCGGCTCCGCGTGAAAACGCCGAGCGCGGCCCAACCGGTCGGGCTGCTCTCCGGCGGGAACCAGCAGAAGGTCGTGTACGGCAAGTGGCTCGCACGCGGGCCGAAGTTGCTCATTCTCGACGAACCGACCCGCGGCGTGGACGTCGGCGCGAAGGCCGAGATCTATGCCCTGGTCGACGAACTCGCGGGGAAGGGCGTCGCGGTGTGGATGATTACGAGCGACATGGAAGAACTGCTCGGCATGTCCGATCGCGTGGTGGTGATGCACGAGGGGCACGTCGCCGGGGAACTGGCGGGCACGAAGTTAACGGAGGAAGCGGTGATGCGACTCGCGACCGGGGGACCAGCGACATGA
- a CDS encoding ABC transporter permease translates to MMRILGVLGLVLVLYGALFASHDKAGEVGNLIDVANYQGQYGIITLGAALVIITGGIDLSVGSVVACGAVLFGLLTTRGVHPYLAVPIVVLFGTGVGLTNGLLITRLRLQPFLVTLCGMFIFRGVARLLGDTVSMSRVTQAQPEFGPALRNLRYVLVGKSPADGELVFPAQFALLLILAAVIGFFLHRTAYGRYWYAIGHSELAAKYAGVNVNRHRLSVYVACSALAALAGTLLFLNSPSVQSDNAGLGWELYAILGAVLGGCSLRGGEGTAVGMVLGAMVLPIIESIVNFRGDKSDVIPAVVGVTLLIGTVVDELIRRRSRVHR, encoded by the coding sequence ATGATGCGGATTCTGGGCGTGCTGGGGCTGGTGTTGGTGCTGTACGGCGCACTGTTCGCCTCGCACGACAAGGCCGGCGAGGTCGGCAACCTGATCGACGTGGCGAACTACCAGGGGCAGTACGGCATCATCACGCTCGGCGCGGCGCTCGTCATCATCACCGGCGGCATCGACTTGTCCGTCGGCTCCGTCGTCGCGTGCGGCGCGGTCCTGTTCGGCCTACTGACGACCCGCGGCGTCCACCCGTACCTCGCAGTGCCGATCGTCGTCCTGTTCGGTACGGGCGTCGGCCTTACCAACGGGTTGCTCATTACGCGGCTCCGGCTCCAGCCGTTCTTAGTCACGTTGTGCGGGATGTTCATCTTCCGCGGGGTGGCTCGCCTGCTCGGGGACACGGTGAGCATGTCTCGCGTGACCCAGGCCCAGCCCGAGTTCGGCCCGGCGCTCCGTAATCTCCGCTACGTCCTCGTTGGTAAGAGCCCGGCCGACGGCGAACTCGTGTTCCCGGCCCAATTCGCCCTGCTTTTGATTCTCGCTGCTGTGATCGGGTTCTTCCTGCACCGGACCGCCTACGGGCGCTACTGGTACGCCATCGGGCACAGCGAACTGGCCGCGAAGTACGCCGGGGTGAACGTAAACCGGCACCGCTTGTCGGTGTACGTCGCGTGCTCGGCGCTCGCGGCTCTAGCGGGGACGCTCCTGTTCCTCAACTCGCCCTCGGTACAGTCCGACAACGCCGGGCTTGGTTGGGAACTGTACGCGATCCTCGGGGCCGTGCTCGGCGGGTGCAGCCTGCGCGGGGGCGAGGGCACGGCCGTGGGCATGGTACTCGGCGCGATGGTGCTGCCGATCATCGAGAGCATCGTCAATTTCCGGGGCGACAAGAGTGACGTGATCCCGGCCGTGGTCGGCGTGACGCTCCTCATCGGTACCGTTGTGGACGAACTGATCCGCCGGCGCTCGCGGGTCCACAGGTAG
- a CDS encoding ATP-binding response regulator yields the protein MPASVLIVEDERIIALGIQKRLTSMGYSVAGLAANGPDAVRKATDLRPNLVLMDIRLEGEMDGIEAAARVRGQLELPVVYLTANSDPETLRRAKITEPYGYVLKPYEDRDLQTAIEMALYKHEMERRLRENERWLAATLGSIGDGLIAIDEGGRVRFMNGLAEQLTGWTAVDAQGRPVEEVFPIVSDRTRALVTNPALEALRTREPAAIAEGTLLLRRTGGELPIDDSAAPISDANGRIAGAVLVFRDVTERKRLEEHLRQAQKMEAVGRLAGGIAHDFNNIMTVIGGFSELILSGILPPSEVREHLQEVKAASERAAALTRQILAFSRKQILLPCALNLNAVMRDTAGMVRRLIGSHIEFTTEADPLLGPVTADPTQITQVLMNLALNARDAMPRGGRLTVRTSDLRLDEEAAPPIPGLKPGRYAVLEMTDTGSGMTEEVKNKIFEPFFTTKGSHGTGLGLSTVYGIVRQSEGDIEVASAPGRGTTFRVYLPVSEPLPDPRAAEGGRPSDRGTETILVTDDDAGVRRVITMLLAQKGYVVIDASSGPEALELARAHAGPIHMLLTDVVMPGMSGGELAQAVVPVRPGIKVMFVSGYTEDALVERGLAESTAAFLHKPFTAEVLTRLVREVLDRPAV from the coding sequence ATGCCGGCCAGTGTACTGATCGTCGAAGACGAGCGCATCATCGCTCTGGGCATCCAGAAGCGCCTGACGAGCATGGGGTACTCGGTCGCCGGGCTCGCCGCGAACGGCCCCGACGCCGTGCGCAAGGCGACGGACCTGCGCCCGAATCTCGTGCTCATGGACATCCGGCTCGAAGGGGAGATGGACGGCATCGAGGCAGCGGCGCGCGTCCGCGGGCAGCTCGAACTGCCGGTCGTGTACCTGACGGCCAACTCGGACCCCGAAACGCTGCGCCGGGCCAAGATCACCGAGCCCTACGGGTACGTCCTCAAGCCCTACGAGGACCGCGACCTGCAGACCGCGATCGAGATGGCCCTGTACAAGCACGAGATGGAGCGCCGGCTGCGCGAGAACGAGCGCTGGCTCGCGGCCACGCTCGGGAGCATCGGGGACGGGCTGATCGCGATCGACGAGGGCGGGCGCGTCCGGTTCATGAACGGGCTGGCCGAACAACTGACCGGGTGGACCGCGGTCGACGCCCAGGGGCGCCCGGTCGAGGAAGTGTTCCCGATCGTCTCCGACCGCACGCGCGCCTTGGTCACGAACCCCGCGCTCGAGGCCCTGCGGACCCGCGAGCCGGCCGCGATCGCCGAGGGCACCCTGCTCCTCCGGCGCACGGGCGGGGAGCTGCCGATCGACGACAGCGCGGCCCCGATTAGCGACGCCAACGGGCGCATCGCCGGTGCGGTTCTGGTGTTCCGCGACGTGACCGAGCGCAAGCGCCTCGAAGAGCACCTCCGGCAGGCCCAGAAAATGGAAGCCGTGGGCCGGCTCGCGGGCGGCATCGCCCACGACTTCAACAACATCATGACCGTGATCGGCGGGTTCAGTGAACTGATCCTCTCCGGCATCCTGCCCCCGAGCGAGGTCCGCGAGCACCTGCAAGAGGTGAAGGCGGCCAGCGAACGGGCCGCGGCCCTCACCCGGCAGATCCTCGCGTTCAGCCGCAAGCAGATCCTGCTCCCGTGCGCGCTCAACCTGAACGCCGTCATGCGCGACACCGCCGGCATGGTGCGCCGGCTCATCGGCAGCCACATCGAGTTCACGACCGAGGCCGACCCGCTGCTCGGCCCGGTCACGGCCGACCCGACGCAGATCACTCAGGTGCTGATGAACCTGGCGCTGAACGCACGCGACGCGATGCCGCGCGGGGGCCGACTCACCGTTCGCACCTCCGACCTGCGACTCGACGAAGAAGCTGCGCCCCCGATCCCGGGGTTGAAGCCGGGCCGGTACGCGGTTCTCGAAATGACCGATACCGGGTCGGGCATGACGGAGGAAGTAAAGAACAAGATCTTTGAACCATTCTTCACCACTAAAGGCAGCCACGGAACGGGGTTAGGACTATCGACCGTGTACGGCATTGTGCGCCAGTCCGAGGGCGATATCGAGGTCGCCAGCGCCCCCGGGCGCGGAACCACGTTCCGCGTGTACCTCCCGGTATCCGAACCGCTCCCCGATCCGCGTGCCGCCGAGGGCGGCCGGCCCTCGGACCGCGGGACCGAAACGATCCTGGTCACGGACGACGACGCCGGGGTGCGGCGCGTCATCACGATGCTCCTGGCGCAAAAGGGGTACGTGGTTATCGACGCCTCTTCGGGACCGGAGGCCCTGGAACTGGCCCGCGCGCACGCGGGACCAATTCACATGCTCCTCACGGACGTGGTGATGCCGGGGATGAGCGGCGGCGAACTGGCCCAGGCCGTGGTCCCGGTGCGCCCGGGGATCAAGGTGATGTTCGTATCCGGGTACACCGAGGACGCGCTCGTCGAGCGCGGGCTCGCGGAATCGACCGCGGCGTTCCTACACAAGCCCTTCACGGCCGAAGTGCTCACGCGACTCGTTCGCGAGGTGCTCGACCGGCCCGCAGTGTAA